The following coding sequences lie in one Fundulus heteroclitus isolate FHET01 chromosome 20, MU-UCD_Fhet_4.1, whole genome shotgun sequence genomic window:
- the LOC105930924 gene encoding protein shisa-5-like: MSYYYGRLLGAILGAVIPIIIICVCVVVCCIAPCCLCYKKCRKRNQRQIVVTNTVVSMPQPPYSPNGYQGPPPSYQAVPGQESLPLPTAPPPPYTESASPSYPPIPFAPGQPVYPLTPPKQPYSPADECVQSPYNPSYYGPQY; the protein is encoded by the exons CTACTATTATGGTAGGTTACTGGGAGCCATTCTTGGTGCAGTTAttcccatcatcatcatctgtgtgtgtgttgtcgTCTGCTGCATCGCTCCATGTTGCTTGTGCTACAAGAAGTGTCGAAAACGCAACCAAAGACAGATTG TGGTAACAAACACTGTAGTCAGCATGCCCCAACCTCCGTACTCACCAAATGGATATCAAGGACCTCCCCCGAGCTATCAGGCAGTGCCGGGACAGGAGAGCCTGCCGCTGCCCACTGCCCCGCCACCACCATATACGGAGAGcg CTTCTCCATCATACCCTCCAATTCCCTTCGCGCCAGGGCAGCCAGTGTACCCTCTGACTCCTCCCAAGCAGCCTTACTCGCCTGCAGATGAATGTGTACAGTCACCCTACAACCCCTCATATTATGGACCACAATACTAA